In Candidatus Vicinibacter proximus, the genomic stretch ATCCAATATAACCTTAATTTTCACTCCCTGACGAGCTAAATACAAAGCCGCGGCAGAAGCAACGTTTCCCCACCCCTGAATAAAAGCTGATTTCCCGGATAAACTTTCTTGTCCAAATATTTCATAATAATGCCTTACGGATTCTGATACACCGTAACCAGTTATCATGTCAGCAACAGTATATTTTCCAATTCCGTTATCCGGACTATATGGAACTAAGCTTACCGGTAATTTGCAGCCTTTATCCAATTGGTTTAAAGCAACTCTCTTTCCGGCTTCTGAATAATTAAAATGCCCTGTTAAAACTCCTTCCTGTGGATGAATTATGCCCAACGATTCCGTAATTGGAAATACATCTTTGACCTCATCAACATTTAAGTCCCCCCCTGTACCATAATAGTGTTTCAAAACTGGTCGGACCACTTTAAACCATCTTTCCAAAACCTCCATCTTCCGAGTATCCCATGGATCAAAATCAATTCCTGATTTGGCCCCGCCAATGGAAGGACCACAAACACTGAATTTTATCTCCATAACTTTTGCCAGCGAAATAACTTCTTTTTTAGTGAGACCTTTCCTCATCCTGGTACCACCTCCTGCCGCACCGCCTTTCAATGAATTAATAACCAACCATCCCTTCGCATCTGTAAATTCATCATTCCATTCGAAAACTATTTCAGGATGTTTGGCCAAATAAGCCTCCAATTTATTTTTCATCTTTTTAAGTTTGAATGGTAAAATTAAGGGCTATCCATGGTTTACCATGGAATAATAGAAATAAAAATCATATTAAAATAATAAATAATATGTATTTTTGCTCAAATATTAAGTATGGAATTCAATCTCTCTCTGCCAGATCAGCAGCAAATTAATAACTGGAATACACAAAACCATTCTGTTATTTTCAATTTGGAGCAAACTCCAAAATTAGCTGGAATAGATGTGGCCATTCTTGGTATTGGGTCCTCTGTTTCAAAAAAATTCAGAGATGAATTTTACCAAATGAATTTGTCCGCATTTAAAGATTTGACAATAACTGATTTAGGAGACTTAGACTCATGCAATCCAATTGAAATATCTAGAATATTGTTTTACTTATTGGACCAAAACATCATTCCTATAGTTTTTGCATGTCCAAAAGAAATCATTGACACTATAGCTAAATATCAGGAAAATCGATTAGAGCCTTTTAGTCTGTCACTAATTTCTAATTTTATAAATAAGATTGACCTAGATTCAATTACCAAAAGCTTATTCCTTAAAAAGGTACATTTAATTGCTATCCAAAGGCATTATACCAAAAAAGAAATCTTGTTTAATACTCAGGATCAAATATCTACTTTGTACCTGTCTGAATACAGAAAATCAAATTCCACTTTTGAACCATTTGCAAGAAATTCCGAATACGTTTTCTTTGATTTAAATGCAGTTAGAAGCAGTGACTTTCCGGCGAATAAAATGCATACAGCCAGTGGATTATTTTCTGAAGAAGCTGTTGGGATATGCAAAATGTCTGGTTCTGGCGATAAAAATAAATGTTTATTTATTTCTGATTGGCATTCAACAAATCAAGCCCAAAATGAAAATTTGGTTGCCCAAATGGTATGGTATTTTATTGAAGGTATTGCACTCAAAAAATTTGATCATCAGGATCAAACTCGTCATATGACAGAATATGTTGTAGAACTTCAGGATTCGGAAGCCCAAATTCAATTTTATAAATCTGAAATCAGTGGCAAGTGG encodes the following:
- a CDS encoding amino acid dehydrogenase, which produces MKNKLEAYLAKHPEIVFEWNDEFTDAKGWLVINSLKGGAAGGGTRMRKGLTKKEVISLAKVMEIKFSVCGPSIGGAKSGIDFDPWDTRKMEVLERWFKVVRPVLKHYYGTGGDLNVDEVKDVFPITESLGIIHPQEGVLTGHFNYSEAGKRVALNQLDKGCKLPVSLVPYSPDNGIGKYTVADMITGYGVSESVRHYYEIFGQESLSGKSAFIQGWGNVASAAALYLARQGVKIKVILDRQYGLINESGFTEEEIGQLFLNKTGNQLNSEKTLPADEINKVAWKMGCDIFIPAAASRIVSHVQLQTLIDHGTKVVSCGANVPFIEDQIIFGDTSQAVDTELAIIPDFIANCGMARTFNYLMQEGAKMDEKSIFEDVSSTIKSALEQIKGKDSDQVNLFQKALKYYIKY